The genomic DNA ATTGCATCAATAGGTTCGCCTAATGTGAATTTGATACCATCTATTTCAAAAGAGTCTGAACCTTGTGAAGATAAGTCGTCTTTAAATTTTTGTGTATCAGCTTCATTTAATTGTAAGATTAAATCATTTCCGCCGATTTCATCAGCAGCTTCTTTAATCATTTTACTCAATGAATCTTCATATTCAGCATCACCGGAAGAAGCTTTAACTTTTAATTCACCAATAGCTTGATTAAAAGCTGCTTCGATAACTTCTTCTTTGGCGCCTAATTCTGCTCTACGAGCATTCATCTTAGCTTCAGAGATAATTTGCTGATATCTCATATCAGATTGTTTTTTACCGTTTTCTAAAATTTTTGTTTTTTCGGCTTCCGCAGTTT from uncultured Methanobrevibacter sp. includes the following:
- a CDS encoding V-type ATP synthase subunit E, with amino-acid sequence MSSGTSKIVESIMSEAQGKADVIIQNANAEVSEINAKAEKTAEAEKTKILENGKKQSDMRYQQIISEAKMNARRAELGAKEEVIEAAFNQAIGELKVKASSGDAEYEDSLSKMIKEAADEIGGNDLILQLNEADTQKFKDDLSSQGSDSFEIDGIKFTLGEPIDAIGGAVLKTANGDIEVNNTIEARLDRFKSILRSEVAEILFK